The Paenibacillus sp. MBLB1832 genome has a window encoding:
- a CDS encoding DNA-3-methyladenine glycosylase family protein produces the protein MLQFRAFHPSSLHWDEHIHTLSIPLPQPFRYEPNMNYLSRSTNECLFVVDNSCIFKLLPLGDNQALIAVHSADEQMLRVQIVHVSGETSLTFEQREEVARYVWEWFDLGTDLEAFYEKGEGDPLLHGVTESFYGLRLMGIPDLFEAMSWGIIGQQINLAFAYTLKRRLVEAFGTSLTWEGRTFWTFPTPERIAALTTEDLTALQFTGKKAEYLIGVASLMADGTLSKAGLLDIGDFLAMEKELLRIRGIGPWTANYVLMRCLRNPAAFPLADVGLHNALKHVLGLAQKPSLDQIRALAIGWQGWEAYATFYLWRVLY, from the coding sequence ATGTTACAATTTCGTGCATTTCACCCATCCAGCTTGCACTGGGACGAACACATCCATACACTTTCCATCCCGCTTCCGCAGCCGTTTCGATATGAACCAAACATGAACTATTTAAGCCGCTCCACTAATGAGTGCCTATTCGTTGTGGATAACTCTTGCATTTTCAAGCTGCTCCCACTTGGGGATAACCAAGCTTTAATCGCTGTTCACAGTGCAGATGAGCAGATGCTTCGTGTGCAAATTGTCCACGTGAGCGGCGAAACAAGCCTAACTTTTGAGCAGAGAGAAGAGGTCGCACGGTACGTGTGGGAGTGGTTTGATTTGGGTACGGATCTGGAGGCTTTCTATGAAAAAGGGGAGGGAGACCCGCTACTTCACGGAGTAACCGAGTCGTTCTACGGGCTGCGCTTAATGGGCATTCCGGATTTATTCGAAGCGATGAGTTGGGGGATTATCGGGCAGCAGATTAATTTGGCTTTTGCCTATACGCTCAAAAGACGGCTAGTCGAAGCCTTCGGTACCTCGCTGACCTGGGAGGGCCGAACGTTTTGGACATTTCCGACGCCCGAGCGGATCGCTGCGCTCACCACGGAGGACTTAACCGCTTTGCAATTCACGGGTAAAAAAGCTGAATACCTCATCGGTGTCGCCAGCCTTATGGCGGATGGCACGCTGTCCAAGGCGGGACTTCTAGATATTGGCGATTTCCTAGCGATGGAAAAAGAACTGCTGCGCATTCGCGGTATCGGACCGTGGACCGCCAATTACGTGCTCATGCGCTGCTTGCGCAATCCCGCTGCGTTCCCGCTTGCCGACGTCGGCCTGCATAACGCGCTGAAGCATGTGCTCGGGCTTGCGCAGAAGCCCTCGCTCGACCAGATCCGTGCGCTTGCCATAGGCTGGCAAGGGTGGGAGGCGTATGCCACATTTTATTTGTGGCGGGTGTTGTATTAG
- a CDS encoding multidrug effflux MFS transporter, producing the protein MSIASQSQPTTSGSRLWMVLVLGLLASFGPLSLDMYLPALPVIADDLHTTTSLAQMSLTACMLGLSLGQLVAGSMSDVRGRRIPLLAGLLIYGVASALCMVAPSIWAFLLLRFIQGMAGAAGIVISRAIVRDMYEGVALTKFFALLMLVNGAAPILAPIIGGQLLQLTSWRGVFLVLSLIGIVMLIIVVFGLKETHPLDRRTKGGLSNTLRVFRGLLTDRLFMGYALTQGLVFAGMFAYISGSPFVLQDMYGVSPQMFSVIFAVNGAGVIVAGQITGRLAGKVSNRRLLAGGLTIAVLGGMLLLIATLSGAGLVMILPAFFLIVACIGPVSVSTSSLALQNQGKTAGSAAALLGLMTFVIGGVVAPFVGIGGSHTAVPLGIIIALMEVGAVICFLGMTTKKE; encoded by the coding sequence ATGTCCATCGCTTCACAATCTCAACCAACAACAAGCGGAAGTCGGCTCTGGATGGTGCTGGTGCTTGGTTTGCTGGCGTCTTTCGGCCCGCTTTCGCTCGATATGTATTTACCGGCGTTGCCCGTCATCGCGGATGATCTTCATACGACTACGTCGCTGGCACAAATGAGTCTAACAGCGTGCATGCTCGGCCTTTCACTTGGTCAGCTCGTCGCTGGCTCGATGAGTGATGTGCGTGGGAGACGGATACCGCTCTTGGCAGGTCTGCTCATTTACGGTGTGGCATCCGCGCTCTGTATGGTTGCGCCTTCGATCTGGGCGTTCCTGCTCCTGCGCTTCATTCAAGGGATGGCGGGAGCTGCAGGCATCGTGATTTCCCGGGCGATTGTGCGCGATATGTATGAAGGCGTGGCGTTGACAAAGTTTTTTGCGCTCTTAATGCTGGTGAATGGGGCAGCCCCGATCTTGGCGCCGATCATTGGCGGACAATTGCTGCAACTTACTTCGTGGCGCGGAGTTTTCCTTGTCTTGAGCTTGATCGGTATTGTGATGCTCATCATTGTTGTGTTTGGTTTAAAAGAAACACACCCGCTGGACCGCCGCACAAAGGGCGGATTATCCAACACGCTGCGCGTTTTTCGCGGGTTGCTCACCGACCGTTTGTTCATGGGCTACGCATTGACACAGGGGCTTGTTTTTGCCGGCATGTTTGCGTACATATCGGGTTCCCCGTTCGTGCTGCAGGATATGTACGGCGTGTCTCCTCAGATGTTCAGTGTCATTTTCGCCGTGAATGGCGCAGGCGTCATTGTGGCAGGGCAAATCACAGGTCGTCTGGCGGGCAAAGTGAGTAATCGCCGGCTATTGGCTGGTGGACTCACGATTGCTGTGCTTGGCGGGATGCTATTGCTGATCGCGACGCTTAGCGGGGCGGGGCTTGTGATGATCCTGCCAGCGTTCTTCCTGATCGTGGCCTGTATTGGCCCTGTATCTGTGTCTACTTCCTCGTTAGCGCTGCAAAATCAAGGGAAAACTGCAGGCAGCGCCGCAGCCCTGCTTGGTCTGATGACCTTCGTCATCGGGGGCGTGGTAGCCCCGTTTGTTGGCATTGGCGGCAGCCATACGGCCGTGCCGCTCGGGATTATTATCGCGCTGATGGAAGTGGGCGCCGTCATCTGCTTCTTGGGGATGACCACGAAAAAAGAATAA
- a CDS encoding NADH:flavin oxidoreductase: MTDSNTNQQTHAAEALFKPFTLGNLSLANRVVMAPMTRAFSPGGVPGQDVVDYYRRRAENGVGLIVTEGTLINHPAATDNPNIPNFHGEEALAGWKRVADAVHEAGGRIMPQLWHVGMTRKNGSLPHPEAPSIGPSGRNLAGEQVNEPMTQADIDQVVQAFAQAAADAKRIGFDGIELHGAHGYLIDQFLWEKTNQRTDRYGGDMLARTRFAAQVIEACRSAVGPDFPIMIRLSQWKSSEYTAKLAATPELLGQLLAPLVEAGVDIFHCSTRRFWEPEFEGSSLNFAGWVKQLTGKPTITVGSVGLDDEFMSSFRGKSAGTADINELLVRLEQNEFDLVAIGRALLVDPAWAEKVRGGRFTELLPFTVEALKRLS, translated from the coding sequence ATGACAGATTCTAATACAAATCAACAGACACACGCTGCCGAGGCGCTGTTCAAACCTTTTACACTAGGAAATCTTAGCTTAGCGAATCGAGTCGTGATGGCACCGATGACGCGGGCTTTCTCGCCAGGGGGTGTCCCTGGGCAGGACGTGGTGGATTACTATCGTCGGCGTGCGGAGAACGGCGTTGGGCTGATCGTTACCGAAGGTACACTGATCAACCATCCAGCGGCAACGGACAATCCTAATATCCCTAACTTTCATGGCGAAGAAGCGCTCGCAGGCTGGAAACGGGTAGCCGATGCTGTACACGAAGCGGGAGGACGCATCATGCCCCAGCTCTGGCATGTCGGAATGACCCGCAAGAACGGATCGCTTCCGCATCCAGAAGCGCCATCAATCGGACCATCAGGCCGCAATTTAGCTGGCGAACAAGTGAATGAACCGATGACCCAGGCGGACATTGATCAAGTCGTGCAAGCTTTCGCGCAAGCGGCAGCGGATGCGAAACGGATCGGCTTCGATGGCATCGAGCTCCATGGTGCGCACGGTTACTTGATTGACCAATTCCTATGGGAGAAAACGAATCAACGCACCGATCGATACGGTGGCGATATGTTGGCGCGCACGCGATTTGCCGCCCAGGTGATTGAGGCTTGCCGCAGCGCGGTTGGCCCTGACTTCCCAATCATGATTCGCTTGTCGCAATGGAAATCGTCCGAATACACGGCCAAACTCGCCGCTACACCAGAGCTGCTCGGTCAATTGCTGGCTCCGCTTGTGGAAGCGGGTGTAGACATTTTCCACTGTTCCACGCGTAGATTCTGGGAACCTGAGTTCGAGGGATCTAGCCTCAATTTCGCTGGCTGGGTGAAGCAGCTTACGGGCAAGCCTACGATTACCGTAGGATCCGTCGGTCTCGACGATGAATTCATGAGCTCTTTCCGCGGAAAAAGCGCAGGCACGGCCGACATCAACGAGTTGCTAGTTCGTTTGGAACAAAACGAGTTCGATCTCGTTGCCATCGGACGCGCTTTGTTGGTTGACCCAGCTTGGGCGGAGAAGGTGCGTGGCGGTCGATTCACGGAATTGCTGCCTTTTACCGTTGAAGCGCTCAAACGGTTGTCCTAA
- a CDS encoding ArsR/SmtB family transcription factor, with translation MKVLYHPDKTDMHLSSVLYALSDPVRLSIVSEIRKLGECTCGGIEVDIVKSTLSHHVRTMREAGVVRVRVQGTQRFLSLRKDDLEERFPGLLTAILHAYESSEEQRMSE, from the coding sequence CTGAAAGTACTATATCACCCGGACAAAACAGATATGCATCTCTCGTCCGTCCTCTATGCGTTAAGCGATCCTGTACGGTTATCCATCGTCTCCGAAATCCGGAAGCTAGGGGAATGCACCTGTGGCGGCATTGAGGTTGACATCGTGAAGTCCACCCTGTCCCATCATGTGCGTACAATGCGTGAAGCAGGCGTTGTTCGCGTCCGTGTTCAAGGCACCCAGCGCTTCTTGTCATTACGGAAGGATGATTTAGAAGAACGGTTCCCAGGTCTGCTTACTGCGATCCTTCATGCTTATGAGAGTTCCGAAGAACAGAGGATGTCAGAGTAA
- a CDS encoding DsbA family oxidoreductase, whose amino-acid sequence MQVEIWSDFACPFCYIGKRRFEKALEEFAHKDAVEVIYRSFELDPNSPKHVPHDVYDMLSSKYGMSRTEAISMNQQLSRQAAADGLDFQFDQLVLTNTFDAHRLQHLAARAGKGAQMAELLFRGYFTKGQNLSDPILLADLAAEAGLDREDALAALSGAQFGDKVREDEGYARQLGIRGVPYYVINRKHAMSGAQPVSSYLNALQMAWQDQQAVTAEASSEAGDAACADGVCVVPEK is encoded by the coding sequence TTGCAAGTTGAAATTTGGTCAGACTTTGCTTGTCCGTTCTGTTATATTGGCAAACGCCGCTTCGAGAAAGCTTTGGAGGAATTCGCGCATAAAGATGCCGTTGAAGTGATCTATCGCAGCTTTGAGCTCGACCCGAATAGCCCGAAGCACGTACCGCATGATGTTTATGATATGCTATCCTCCAAGTACGGCATGAGCCGTACGGAAGCGATCAGCATGAATCAACAATTGAGCAGACAGGCTGCCGCGGACGGATTGGATTTCCAATTCGATCAGTTAGTGTTGACGAATACGTTTGATGCACACCGTCTCCAACACTTGGCTGCCAGGGCGGGCAAAGGTGCCCAAATGGCGGAGTTATTGTTCCGTGGCTACTTCACCAAAGGGCAAAACCTGAGTGACCCTATCCTGCTCGCAGACCTTGCGGCAGAAGCGGGGCTTGATCGCGAAGACGCACTAGCTGCGCTCTCAGGTGCGCAATTTGGCGACAAGGTGCGAGAGGACGAAGGATATGCTAGACAGCTTGGGATCCGCGGCGTTCCGTACTATGTGATCAATCGCAAGCATGCGATGTCTGGCGCACAACCAGTTAGCAGCTATCTGAATGCCTTGCAAATGGCATGGCAGGACCAGCAGGCAGTGACGGCTGAGGCTTCGTCCGAGGCTGGGGATGCGGCTTGTGCGGATGGGGTTTGTGTTGTTCCAGAGAAGTAA